GAATGCGGTTTCTGCCCGCTCATCCGTAACGCGCCGGAGCCAGCAAGGGCGCGGATCAAGGAATGAGCACGGAGGGGCTGCTCTGAGCTCATTTTGACGAATGCCGCCCGTCCGGCGATAGTGGGCTGCAAGGTCCAAAACCAACTTGTTCCGCCCAGATCGATCCGATTTTATCGCGGCATGCTGAACGTTGCGATTCTGACTGTGGTGGTTCTTGCCGGAACCTTGATGATTTGGCCCCGGCTTGCCAATGCACCGGTTTGGCGAGCGACGATTACGCCTCTGGCCTCCATCATCGGGAGCGGGTTTCTTGTCCTGGGGCCGATCCTTGACGTCAGCTATGGCGGATACGCGCCGCTTGTCATGCTTGGTTTGTGCGCGATCGCCTACCTGTTTGGCGCGTCGATCAGGTTCAACATTGCCGATATCGAAACACGTCCTGCGCCCTCTCGTTTGCTCTCAGCTCTTGAACAGGCGTCTTCCGTCGTGCTGGCTTTCGCCTTCATCGTATCTGTCGCGTATTATCTCAATCTCTTCGGCGCGTTTGGCGTGAGCCTGACAACGCTGGACGACGCCTACCATGCCAATTTGTTGACCACTGCCGTTTTCCTGCTGATCCTCTTCACCGGAGCGACGCGTGGTTTCCGCGCGCTTGAACGCATGGAGCAGGTCTCGGTCGGACTGAAACTGGCCATCATCGCGGGTCTCTTGCTTGGTCTGCTGGTGCACTTCGGGCAGGCCACAGGCCAAGGCGCTTTAGAGTTCGCTCCACCGCAGGTCACAGGGTGGGCGGGGTTGACGCTGATGGCGGGTCTGATCGTGACGGTTCAGGGTTTCGAGACATCACGGTATCTCGGGGCGGTCTATGACGCCCCCTTGCGGATCAGGTCCATGCGGTTGGCCCAGTGGATCTCAACCGCAGTTTACTGCCTGTACATCGGATTGCTGACCTATGCGTTCAAGTCCGATCCTTTATCCCTGGATGAAACGGCAATCATTGAGCTAATTGAGGTTGTCGCGCCGATCTTGCCTTTGCTCCTGGTTGTCGCGGCTCTCAGCGCCCAATTCAGTGCCGCAATCGCGGACACGAACGGCTCGGGTGGCTTGATTTCCGAGGCCACCGGCGGCGTCATCAACGAAAAGCTGGCCTACGTGGTATTGGCTGGCATCGGTATCCTGTTGACATGGACGGCCAACATCTTTGAAATCATCAGCTACGCTTCGCGGGCTTTTGCGCTTTATTACGCGATACAGGCGGGTATCGCCGCGATCCGTGCATCGCAACGCGGGCATTCACGGAAAGCGGTTGGCTTTTCTGCCTTGGCGCTTATTGGCGTCGCCGTCGCTCTGTTCGGAACGCCTGTCGAATAATAGCGGAAATACTTTGATGTTGCAGTGGCGGCTTCTTGATCCTCAGGCGGGCCTTTCGCACGGTCCGCTTAATGCTTCGGGCAGCCCTAGGGTTCCGGCCCGTATTCCTGCGTCCGGATGTCTTCGCGGTCGCCGGATTGGACCAGAACAGCGGGCGCGCTGCCGGGGCTGTAGAGCGGGTCGGGCAGCATTCCGATCGACATAGCCAGCGCGGCAACCTCTACCCGGTTCGTCGTGCCGGTCTTCTGCATCAGCGCATTGAGCCTTTGCCGCACCGCCGAGACGGAAATCTCCAGGTGGTCGGCGATGTGCCTGTCGAGATAGCCGCGCCCGATCAGTTCCATCAACTCCAGTTGCTTGTCGGTGATGCGGTTGCGTTCCACGTATTCCTGCGTGAAGTGCAGCAGGTAGCGCTGGTGCGCCGCCTGCGCGCAATGGGTCAGGGTCCAGCCCTCGGCGGCCAGGATGTCCAGCAGGGCGCCGCGATCGTGATCGCCGAGAAAACTCATCATCGCCGCCTGTCGCGGGGCGTGCTGTCGCAGGGGGGTCGAGATCCCGGCGCGCATGCCCCGCCGCGCCGCCTCTCGCAGGATCCTGACGCGGCCATCGGGCAAGGGGCGGTACTCGCGCAGGAACTCCAGCCCGATGACGATGGGTGTCAGGCAGGCGATGCCATGGCTGCGGAAATAGGACCAGCGGTACAGGTCCGGGTCGGTGTTGGCATCGTGCAGCCAGCTTGCGTCGTAAGAGGTGCGCACGAACATGGTGCGCCGCCAGTCGCCGTAATCCGTCGCCGCGATGAAGTCGATGAAGGGCAGTCCGACGTCCTGCCCGAGGGCCTTCAGAAGCGCCCAGACCTCGTCCGAGTGGGTAGTCTGCTCCAGCCGTCTCAGGAACTTCTGCATGCGGGGCGGAAAGAAGCTTTCGGCCCCGAAGGCGCCGCGCGGGGCAGCGCCCTCCGGCTGGTTGCCTTCAGGCGCCTTCATCTTCGAGGTGCAGCTTCATGTCGATCAGCACCTTCTGAAGCGCCAGCGTCTCTTTCAGCAGGCGCTTTGCCTCGGTCGCGGAAATCACACCATCGGCAATCGACTGGTGATACTCGGCCATTAGCATGCCGAAGCGCTGCGACAGGGCGAT
This region of Ponticoccus alexandrii genomic DNA includes:
- a CDS encoding helix-turn-helix transcriptional regulator; protein product: MKAPEGNQPEGAAPRGAFGAESFFPPRMQKFLRRLEQTTHSDEVWALLKALGQDVGLPFIDFIAATDYGDWRRTMFVRTSYDASWLHDANTDPDLYRWSYFRSHGIACLTPIVIGLEFLREYRPLPDGRVRILREAARRGMRAGISTPLRQHAPRQAAMMSFLGDHDRGALLDILAAEGWTLTHCAQAAHQRYLLHFTQEYVERNRITDKQLELMELIGRGYLDRHIADHLEISVSAVRQRLNALMQKTGTTNRVEVAALAMSIGMLPDPLYSPGSAPAVLVQSGDREDIRTQEYGPEP